From one Formosa sediminum genomic stretch:
- a CDS encoding DUF3347 domain-containing protein, which produces MTHVKQIISTTVLGIVLLTAASCKQDPKKTETHAAESATATVQASPEFKDATVAETFTQYLQLKDALVQTDAAAAKKAAEGLASTTANDSIKSLATAIAAANDIAQQREQFSALTTTLKPVLVANLSAGEVYEQHCPMALNGGANWFAVEQQINNPYYGDKMLRCGLVQETLKL; this is translated from the coding sequence ATGACACACGTAAAACAAATTATCAGTACAACCGTATTAGGAATCGTATTACTAACAGCAGCTTCTTGTAAACAAGACCCCAAGAAAACCGAAACACATGCAGCAGAAAGTGCAACAGCAACGGTACAAGCTTCTCCAGAATTTAAGGATGCAACTGTTGCAGAAACATTTACACAGTATTTACAATTAAAAGATGCATTGGTACAAACAGATGCTGCGGCAGCTAAAAAGGCAGCCGAAGGTCTGGCAAGTACCACAGCTAATGATAGCATTAAGTCCTTAGCCACAGCAATAGCTGCCGCTAACGATATAGCCCAACAACGCGAGCAGTTTTCAGCCTTAACCACAACCTTAAAACCAGTACTAGTCGCAAATTTATCAGCAGGAGAAGTGTACGAACAACATTGCCCGATGGCTTTAAATGGCGGAGCTAACTGGTTTGCGGTAGAACAGCAAATTAACAATCCGTATTATGGCGATAAAATGTTACGTTGCGGCTTGGTGCAAGAGACCTTAAAGTTATAA
- a CDS encoding helix-turn-helix domain-containing protein, with translation MMQQLYIKNMVCDRCKTSVKQVLEALHVPVHAVHLGQVYVEQINPNTYALLDERLNALGFELIADEDDVLIEQIKTLLIKNLEAKTPLHLKTSDMLTQSIPKTYSVLSKLFSKRMGITIEKYVIQLKIEKVKEYLQLGQLQFSEIADSLGYTSSSHLANQFKSVTGMSMSDYKALEDWDRKTIDKII, from the coding sequence ATGATGCAACAGCTTTACATTAAAAATATGGTATGCGACCGCTGTAAAACCTCTGTAAAACAGGTGTTGGAAGCACTTCATGTGCCTGTGCATGCTGTACATTTAGGGCAGGTGTATGTGGAGCAGATAAACCCTAATACATATGCGTTGCTAGATGAAAGGCTTAATGCCTTGGGATTTGAGTTGATTGCTGATGAAGATGATGTACTTATTGAACAGATTAAAACGCTACTCATTAAAAATTTAGAAGCAAAAACACCTTTGCACTTGAAAACTTCCGACATGTTAACTCAGTCCATACCTAAAACATATTCGGTATTAAGTAAACTATTTAGCAAGCGTATGGGCATTACCATAGAGAAATATGTTATTCAGTTAAAAATTGAAAAAGTGAAAGAGTACTTGCAACTTGGGCAGTTACAATTTTCGGAAATCGCAGATAGTTTGGGGTATACCAGTAGCAGTCATTTGGCAAATCAGTTTAAATCCGTAACCGGAATGTCTATGAGCGATTATAAGGCTTTAGAAGATTGGGACCGTAAAACCATTGACAAAATTATATAA
- a CDS encoding TolC family protein: MNTKQMKTTIKYKVACSIVLGCFIGCIPKLVAQDLQTLIQLGLEDNPGINTADLQYQIASERVNEANALPDTEFGLGYFVSEPETRTGPQKFKVSVNQMLPWFGAITARENYATALADAEYEQLAIAQRQLVMSISQKYYKLWANQETQHVMLAQNDILNQYKTLALTRVEVGQATAVDVLKLEMRANDILERLAILKQEYLALQTALNMDLNRQKTIDITVTSDLKIPDQEHLDEVEITNLHPELLQYDKLYESVEHSDQLIAKSRAPSIGFGVDYIAIEKRQEYVVDNGKDVLMPMLSVSIPIFQSKYKSKSVQNKIQKEAYRTQKVERKNKLIALLDTAEKNRTAAKISFNTQTKNLEQAKYAQDILIKSYETGGIDFNDVLDIQELQLQYDIKRIEAITSYYQNQTIINYITQ, translated from the coding sequence ATGAACACTAAACAGATGAAAACAACTATAAAATATAAGGTTGCATGCAGTATTGTTTTGGGGTGTTTTATAGGGTGTATTCCAAAGCTTGTCGCCCAAGATTTACAAACGTTAATTCAGTTGGGGTTAGAAGATAATCCAGGAATTAATACCGCCGATTTGCAATACCAAATAGCTTCAGAACGCGTAAATGAAGCTAACGCTTTGCCAGATACAGAATTTGGATTGGGATATTTTGTAAGCGAACCTGAAACACGAACAGGACCTCAAAAGTTTAAAGTCTCGGTCAACCAGATGTTGCCATGGTTTGGAGCAATTACAGCACGTGAGAATTATGCAACGGCACTCGCAGATGCAGAATATGAACAGCTTGCAATTGCCCAACGTCAATTGGTGATGTCTATTTCTCAGAAATACTATAAATTATGGGCTAATCAAGAAACCCAACACGTTATGTTGGCTCAAAACGACATTTTAAACCAGTATAAAACACTGGCGTTAACTCGTGTAGAAGTGGGGCAAGCTACAGCAGTAGATGTGCTAAAATTGGAAATGCGAGCAAACGATATTTTAGAACGGCTAGCCATTTTAAAACAAGAATATTTAGCCTTGCAAACAGCGCTTAATATGGATTTAAATCGCCAGAAAACAATAGACATTACAGTCACTTCAGATTTAAAAATTCCAGACCAAGAGCATTTAGATGAGGTAGAAATTACGAATTTGCATCCCGAATTATTACAGTATGATAAGTTGTATGAATCTGTAGAACACTCCGACCAATTGATAGCGAAATCTCGAGCGCCAAGCATTGGTTTTGGAGTAGATTATATTGCGATAGAAAAACGGCAAGAGTATGTTGTCGATAATGGAAAGGACGTTTTAATGCCCATGTTGTCGGTGTCTATTCCTATATTTCAATCAAAATACAAATCTAAAAGTGTTCAAAATAAAATTCAAAAAGAAGCCTATCGTACTCAAAAAGTAGAACGAAAAAATAAACTGATTGCTTTGTTAGACACTGCAGAAAAAAATAGAACTGCGGCTAAAATTAGTTTTAATACACAAACTAAAAATTTAGAACAAGCCAAATATGCGCAAGATATACTAATAAAAAGTTATGAAACAGGAGGCATAGATTTTAATGATGTTTTAGATATTCAGGAGTTGCAGTTGCAATATGACATTAAACGTATTGAGGCCATCACCTCCTATTATCAAAACCAAACTATAATTAATTATATTACACAATAA